The Caulifigura coniformis genome includes a region encoding these proteins:
- a CDS encoding PSD1 and planctomycete cytochrome C domain-containing protein, with protein MSSSGRRSVNLTRDVITSTLVRTLAALGGLFFGAEARSQTVPPGDRGIEFFENRVRPVLAEHCYKCHGPVKQFAELRLDSRKAMLDGGDTGPAIVPGKPEASLLVEAVRHGDVQMPPNDKLKDEEIAAIEKWVRIGAPWPEAPSVATAEDVSRSHWAFQPVKDVALPAVHSPGWVQSPIDRFILAGLEKANLAPSAPASRRALIRRVTYDLIGLPPTPEEVREFEEDSDPAAYEKVVTRLLASPHYGEHWGRRWLDVARYSDTKGYVYAREEKVFVHAPTYRDWVVKSLNDDLPYDQFVQLQVAADAIVPDESADLAALGYLTLGRRFLGVTPDIVDDRIDVVTRGLLGLTVGCARCHDHKYDPIPTADYYSLYGVFQNCTERVVQVGPAAVDDPAFSHELDRRQRVQRETFALVQGEVSDRVRRRITDYLVAQTEMEKYHDENFDIIIEKGDLVPLIVRRWETYLSQPARAQDPVFGAWTRFAALPAAEFAARAPDVVSMMQGPEGEPLLPEIRNLFATPPASMREVAERYGRFLNEFDKRWTSLPAGGASGDTLWARLAEAESSPLVRLLYGADSPCALPSEHISTIERMMDSANCNLLWKVQGDVDRWIIQSPTAPPFTTALVDKPSLTEQRIFRRGNPSLKGDIVPRRFLKVLSGPSRSPFKNGSGRLELARSIVDPANPLTARVWVNRMWGHHFGAGLVRTPSDFGLRAEAPSHPELLDWLADRFIKEGWSTKRLHRLIVLSSTYQQQSAASSGELASRAQQVDPQNRLLWRMHPHRLSFEELRDTWLATSGRLEARLGGRSTDLLAANPPHRRRTLYGSIDRQFVPDVLRMFDVANPDLHSPQRSETTVPQQALFGLNHPLVAECARDLAKQRPDDPEPFVRLVFQDLYQREPSPDQLSQCVSYLRAAENEPEPQPPAGAEDWRYGYGEVDPKNGQVAAFSPLPHFTGEAWQGGPNWPDRKFGWVQITASGGHAGNDLKHAAIRRWASPAAMTIAVKSLVRHDVAAGDGIRCAIISSRHGSLKTQVVHNTMTELNVDSIKVEPGDTLDFVVDFHANLNSDQYQWAPVITELAQENSQARIWDAQAQFSVRKTSPLDPRSQLVQVLLLSNELMFVD; from the coding sequence ATGAGTTCCAGCGGACGACGATCAGTCAACCTGACTCGCGACGTCATCACGTCGACACTGGTCCGCACTCTCGCGGCGCTGGGCGGACTGTTCTTCGGCGCGGAGGCACGATCGCAAACCGTTCCCCCCGGAGACCGTGGAATCGAGTTTTTCGAGAACCGCGTCCGGCCCGTGCTCGCCGAGCACTGCTATAAGTGCCACGGCCCGGTGAAGCAATTCGCAGAACTCCGGCTCGACTCCAGAAAGGCGATGCTGGACGGGGGCGATACCGGCCCCGCAATCGTTCCGGGAAAACCGGAGGCGAGCCTGCTGGTCGAGGCGGTGCGTCATGGCGACGTCCAGATGCCGCCCAATGACAAACTGAAGGACGAAGAGATCGCGGCCATCGAGAAGTGGGTCCGGATCGGCGCCCCGTGGCCGGAGGCACCCAGTGTCGCGACCGCGGAAGACGTCAGCAGGTCCCACTGGGCCTTTCAACCCGTGAAGGACGTCGCTCTTCCGGCGGTCCATTCACCCGGATGGGTCCAGAGTCCGATTGATCGGTTCATCCTGGCAGGCCTCGAGAAGGCCAATCTGGCTCCGTCCGCCCCGGCCTCGAGGCGAGCCCTGATTCGCCGCGTCACCTACGACCTGATCGGCCTTCCGCCCACCCCGGAAGAAGTCCGCGAGTTTGAAGAGGACTCCGATCCCGCCGCGTACGAGAAGGTCGTGACGCGGCTCCTCGCCTCGCCCCACTATGGTGAGCATTGGGGACGGCGCTGGCTCGATGTGGCGAGATACTCCGACACCAAGGGCTATGTGTACGCTCGCGAGGAGAAAGTCTTCGTCCACGCCCCGACCTACCGCGACTGGGTCGTGAAGTCGCTGAACGACGACCTCCCCTACGACCAGTTCGTTCAGCTTCAGGTGGCGGCCGACGCGATCGTCCCCGATGAGTCTGCCGATCTCGCGGCCCTGGGCTACCTCACACTCGGCCGGCGATTCCTGGGCGTCACGCCCGACATTGTCGACGACCGCATCGACGTCGTGACCCGTGGGCTGCTGGGTCTGACGGTCGGCTGCGCCCGCTGTCACGATCACAAATACGATCCGATTCCCACTGCCGACTACTACTCGCTTTATGGAGTCTTCCAGAACTGTACGGAGCGGGTCGTGCAGGTTGGGCCGGCAGCGGTCGACGACCCCGCATTCTCCCATGAACTGGATCGCCGGCAGCGAGTCCAGCGCGAGACCTTCGCCCTCGTGCAGGGTGAGGTGTCCGACCGCGTCCGCCGCCGCATCACGGACTATCTCGTCGCGCAGACGGAGATGGAGAAGTACCACGATGAGAACTTCGACATCATCATCGAGAAGGGGGATCTCGTTCCCCTGATCGTGCGTCGCTGGGAGACGTACCTTTCCCAGCCGGCACGGGCGCAGGATCCGGTGTTCGGGGCGTGGACACGTTTCGCGGCGCTGCCCGCGGCCGAATTTGCAGCGAGGGCCCCGGATGTTGTCTCCATGATGCAGGGGCCGGAAGGCGAACCCCTGCTGCCGGAAATCCGGAATCTGTTTGCGACGCCACCCGCGAGCATGCGCGAGGTCGCCGAACGCTATGGCCGCTTCCTGAACGAGTTCGACAAACGCTGGACGTCGCTCCCGGCGGGAGGGGCATCCGGCGACACGCTCTGGGCTCGACTCGCTGAAGCGGAGTCGTCTCCACTTGTCCGGCTGCTTTATGGGGCGGATTCACCCTGTGCGCTTCCAAGCGAGCATATCTCGACGATCGAGCGGATGATGGACAGCGCCAACTGCAACCTCCTGTGGAAGGTGCAGGGGGATGTCGATCGCTGGATCATCCAGTCGCCGACGGCTCCACCGTTCACCACGGCGCTCGTCGACAAGCCCTCGCTGACCGAACAGCGAATTTTTCGACGCGGGAATCCTTCACTCAAGGGAGACATCGTTCCCCGCCGCTTCCTCAAAGTCCTTTCCGGACCGTCACGATCGCCCTTCAAGAATGGCAGCGGCCGGCTCGAACTGGCGAGGTCGATTGTCGATCCCGCAAATCCCCTGACGGCCCGCGTCTGGGTGAACCGTATGTGGGGCCATCATTTCGGTGCCGGGCTTGTTCGAACGCCAAGCGACTTCGGGCTTCGGGCCGAGGCGCCCTCCCATCCGGAGCTTCTCGACTGGCTTGCCGATCGCTTCATCAAAGAAGGCTGGAGCACGAAGCGCCTTCACCGGCTCATCGTTCTGTCGAGCACATATCAACAGCAGTCCGCGGCGTCATCGGGCGAACTCGCCAGTCGTGCTCAGCAGGTCGATCCCCAGAATCGGCTGCTGTGGCGAATGCATCCGCATCGTCTTTCTTTTGAAGAGCTGCGAGACACCTGGCTGGCCACCTCGGGCCGACTCGAGGCGCGTCTGGGAGGGCGCTCGACAGATCTGCTGGCCGCCAATCCGCCGCACCGCCGTCGCACCCTGTATGGCTCTATCGACCGGCAGTTTGTTCCGGATGTGCTGCGGATGTTCGACGTCGCGAATCCGGACCTGCACTCGCCCCAACGCAGCGAAACGACGGTTCCGCAGCAGGCGCTCTTCGGATTGAACCACCCGCTCGTCGCCGAGTGCGCCCGTGATCTTGCGAAGCAGCGACCGGACGACCCAGAGCCGTTCGTCCGCCTGGTGTTTCAGGATCTCTACCAGCGTGAGCCTTCTCCGGATCAGCTCTCGCAATGCGTGTCCTATCTCAGGGCCGCCGAGAACGAACCCGAGCCCCAGCCCCCCGCCGGCGCAGAGGACTGGCGTTACGGATACGGGGAAGTCGATCCGAAAAACGGACAGGTCGCAGCGTTCTCGCCCTTGCCGCACTTCACCGGTGAGGCGTGGCAGGGTGGACCGAACTGGCCCGATCGCAAATTCGGCTGGGTGCAGATCACCGCGTCCGGCGGGCATGCCGGCAACGACCTCAAGCATGCCGCCATCCGCCGCTGGGCTTCGCCGGCCGCGATGACGATCGCGGTGAAGTCGCTGGTGCGCCACGACGTCGCCGCCGGCGACGGGATTCGATGCGCCATCATCTCCAGCCGCCACGGCTCTCTGAAGACGCAGGTTGTGCACAACACCATGACCGAGCTGAACGTGGACTCGATCAAAGTCGAGCCGGGTGACACGCTCGATTTCGTGGTCGACTTCCACGCGAACCTGAACAGCGACCAGTACCAGTGGGCGCCGGTGATCACCGAACTCGCGCAGGAGAACAGCCAGGCGCGCATCTGGGACGCCCAGGCGCAGTTCAGCGTCCGCAAGACGTCGCCCCTCGATCCACGAAGCCAGCTTGTCCAGGTGCTCTTGCTGTCGAATGAACTGATGTTTGTCGACTGA
- a CDS encoding DUF1501 domain-containing protein, producing the protein MHSLPQFSLDRRSLLARSGLGLGALALPGLLADDGRLLAAQAESGGIAARQPHFAGRAKRVIHFFLNGGPSHVDTFDPKPELTKRSGEVVPVNLATERKTGAAFGSPFKFRRYGESGIEVSELFEKTAAHIDDIAVIRSMYAQVPNHEPSLMLMNCGDSVQPRPSVGAWVLYGLGVENQNLPGFLAMCPNGYPIKDAENWQAGFLPGAYQGTFVDPKHRELDRLIENIRSPHATPATQRRQLELLRTLNSEHLQARNDSRLEARIQSFELAFRMQHEAAEAFDLRQEPQHIQDAYGGGVHGRQTLIARRLIERGVRYVQLWHGAGQPWDNHSNLEKSHRSLAAEIDQPIAALIADLKQRGLFDETLILWGGEFGRTPTVELNGGGQSILGRDHNHYGFSVWMAGGGIRGGVTYGATDEFGFKAVEKPVSVHDLHATMLHLLGFDHERLTYRYAGRDFRLTDVHGHVLHDVIA; encoded by the coding sequence ATGCACTCACTTCCGCAATTTTCTCTGGACCGCCGCTCACTGCTTGCACGGAGCGGGCTGGGACTCGGCGCTCTGGCCCTTCCAGGCCTGCTGGCCGATGACGGACGACTTCTGGCCGCGCAGGCGGAGAGTGGTGGAATTGCAGCCCGGCAACCGCATTTTGCCGGCCGCGCAAAGCGGGTGATTCACTTCTTCCTGAACGGTGGCCCGTCGCACGTCGACACGTTCGACCCCAAGCCCGAACTGACGAAACGCTCCGGGGAAGTCGTTCCGGTCAACCTTGCCACGGAGAGGAAGACCGGCGCGGCCTTTGGCTCGCCCTTCAAGTTCCGCCGCTATGGCGAAAGCGGAATTGAAGTCAGCGAACTCTTCGAGAAGACGGCCGCCCACATCGACGACATCGCCGTCATCCGCTCGATGTATGCCCAGGTTCCCAACCACGAACCGTCGCTCATGCTGATGAACTGTGGGGACTCGGTGCAGCCACGGCCGAGCGTCGGCGCGTGGGTGCTGTACGGCCTGGGCGTCGAGAACCAGAACCTCCCCGGCTTCCTCGCCATGTGTCCGAACGGCTATCCCATCAAGGACGCCGAGAACTGGCAGGCCGGTTTCCTCCCGGGCGCTTACCAGGGAACCTTCGTCGATCCGAAGCATCGCGAACTCGACCGGCTGATCGAGAACATCCGCAGCCCGCACGCGACGCCGGCGACGCAGCGGCGGCAGCTCGAGCTGCTAAGGACGCTCAATTCAGAACACCTCCAGGCGCGCAACGACTCCCGGCTGGAAGCGAGAATCCAGTCGTTCGAACTCGCCTTCCGCATGCAACATGAAGCGGCCGAAGCCTTCGACCTGCGCCAGGAACCTCAGCACATCCAGGACGCCTACGGCGGCGGAGTCCACGGGCGTCAGACCCTCATCGCCCGCCGGCTCATCGAACGCGGTGTCCGTTATGTTCAGCTCTGGCATGGGGCCGGACAGCCCTGGGACAACCACAGTAACCTGGAGAAGAGTCACCGCTCACTCGCGGCCGAAATCGACCAGCCGATCGCGGCGTTGATTGCCGACCTCAAGCAGCGCGGACTGTTTGACGAGACGCTGATTCTCTGGGGAGGGGAGTTCGGGCGCACCCCGACGGTCGAGCTCAACGGCGGCGGCCAGTCGATCCTGGGACGTGACCACAACCACTATGGGTTCAGCGTCTGGATGGCTGGCGGCGGAATCCGGGGCGGGGTCACTTACGGGGCGACCGACGAGTTCGGATTCAAGGCCGTCGAGAAGCCTGTCAGCGTACACGACCTCCATGCCACGATGCTTCACCTCCTCGGATTCGATCACGAGCGCCTGACCTACCGGTACGCAGGAAGAGACTTCCGACTCACCGACGTTCACGGCCACGTGCTGCACGACGTGATTGCCTGA